A genomic region of Vicinamibacteria bacterium contains the following coding sequences:
- a CDS encoding mechanosensitive ion channel family protein codes for MQSIVDWLRELGAPGSDLSGRALATLAVIVVFATLRYVAMRVVYSRTEDSRLLYQWRKTLTYFTFLLGFLAVGRIWIQGFESISTYLGLLSAGLAVALRDPIVNFAGWLFIIWRRPFDVGDRIQIGPHQGDVIDVRIFQFTLMEIGNWVDADQSTGRVIHIPNGKIFQEAQSNYSKGFEYIWNEIPVLVTFESNWKKAKAILTEVATKDAEKLSQAAEEKVRIAARKFMIFYTHLSPVVYTKIADSGVLLTIRYLCEPRKRRSTTERISEDVLARFADCDDIDFAYPTYRFYDNPSEGKSQARADVPERAG; via the coding sequence TTTCCGGCCGTGCGCTCGCCACTCTCGCCGTCATCGTAGTCTTTGCCACCCTCCGATACGTCGCGATGCGCGTCGTCTACAGTCGAACCGAGGACAGTAGGCTCCTCTACCAATGGCGGAAGACGCTTACTTACTTCACTTTCCTGCTCGGATTTCTCGCCGTTGGCCGTATCTGGATCCAGGGATTCGAGTCGATCTCCACCTATCTGGGCCTCCTCTCCGCCGGCCTTGCGGTGGCGCTCCGCGACCCGATCGTGAACTTTGCCGGCTGGCTCTTCATCATCTGGCGACGTCCTTTCGACGTGGGTGATCGCATTCAAATCGGGCCGCACCAGGGAGACGTCATCGACGTCCGGATATTCCAGTTCACCTTGATGGAGATTGGAAACTGGGTGGACGCCGACCAGAGCACCGGTCGCGTGATCCACATTCCGAATGGCAAGATATTCCAAGAAGCGCAGTCGAACTACTCCAAGGGTTTCGAGTACATCTGGAACGAGATCCCGGTCCTGGTCACTTTCGAAAGCAACTGGAAGAAGGCGAAGGCCATCCTGACCGAAGTGGCGACGAAGGACGCGGAAAAGCTCTCTCAAGCGGCGGAAGAAAAGGTGCGGATCGCCGCACGAAAGTTCATGATCTTCTACACCCACCTCTCACCGGTCGTGTACACCAAGATCGCCGACAGCGGGGTGCTCTTGACCATTCGCTATCTTTGCGAGCCGCGGAAGCGCCGCTCGACGACGGAGCGGATCTCGGAAGACGTGCTGGCGCGCTTTGCCGACTGCGACGATATCGATTTCGCCTATCCGACCTACCGCTTCTACGACAACCCGAGCGAGGGCAAGTCCCAGGCCCGAGCGGATGTTCCCGAAAGAGCTGGATGA